Proteins encoded in a region of the Triticum dicoccoides isolate Atlit2015 ecotype Zavitan chromosome 3A, WEW_v2.0, whole genome shotgun sequence genome:
- the LOC119270784 gene encoding very-long-chain (3R)-3-hydroxyacyl-CoA dehydratase PASTICCINO 2A-like — MAAVKRAYLAVYNWAVFFGWAQVLYFAVEALLRSGHEDVYAAVERPLQLAQTAAVLEILHGLVGLVRSPVSATLPQIGSRLFVTWGILWSFPETRTHILVSSLVISWSITEIIRYSFFGTKELFGSAPSSLLWLRYSSFLVMYPTGISSEVGLIYIALQFIKASEKYCIRMPNKWNYSFDYFYASILVLLVYVPGSPHMYTYMLGQRKKALAKSKTA, encoded by the exons ATGGCGGCGGTGAAGCGCGCCTACCTCGCCGTCTACAACTGGGCCGTCTTCTTCGGATG gGCGCAGGTGCTCTACTTCGCCGTGGAGGCGCTGCTCCGGTCGGGGCACGAGGACGTGTACGCCGCCGTCGAGAGGCCGCTCCAGCTCGCGCAGACCGCCGCCGTCCTCGAG ATCCTCCACGGCCTCGTCGGCCTGGTGAGGTCGCCGGTGTCGGCCACGCTGCCGCAGATCGGGTCGCGCCTCTTCGTCACCTGGGGCATCCTCTGGAGCTTCCCCGAG ACCAGGACACACATCCTGGTGAGCTCCTTGGTCATCAGCTGGTCCATCACCGAG ATTATTAGGTACTCTTTTTTCGGCACAAAAGAGCTGTTTGGATCTGCCCCATCATCGCTTCTATGGCTTAG GTATAGCTCTTTCCTAGTCATGTACCCAACCGGCATCAGCAGCGAGGTTGGCTTGATATACATTGCGCTGCAGTTCATCAAG GCATCGGAGAAGTACTGCATTAGAATGCCCAACAAATGGAACTATTCATTTGACTACTTCTATGCATCAATCCTGGTACTCCTAGTCTATGTTCCAG GAAGCCCGCATATGTACACGTACATGCTTGGGCAGCGCAAGAAGGCGCTTGCAAAGTCGAAGACTGCGTAA